One Penicillium oxalicum strain HP7-1 chromosome III, whole genome shotgun sequence genomic region harbors:
- a CDS encoding External alternative NADH-ubiquinone oxidoreductase, with protein MAGTALAMRAVASPSSLTLAAMSRRTFATASQTLRSNPLRPNSLQSISRAARRGYADAAAPAPAPAPKPQKRFRVLRWAWRLTWLSALGLTGALAYSIYELRHPEEQYEPDPNKKTLVILGTGWGSVSLLKKLDTENYNVVVISPRNYFLFTPLLPSCTTGLIEHRSIMEPIRNILRQKKATVKFYEAEATKIDYEKRVVLISDDSEIKGDISHTEVPFDMLVIGVGAENATFGIPGVREHSCFLKEVTDAQNIRKRIMDCVETAMFKDQTEDEVKRLLHMVVVGGGPTGVEFAGELKDFFNEDLKKWIPEIQDNFHVTLVEALPNVLPMFSKQLIDYTESTFKEEEITIRTKTMVKKVTDKYIEAEVTNPDGSKTLETIPYGLLVWATGNAVRPVVRDLMSQIPAQKDSRRGLAVNEYLVVNGTDNIWAVGDCAIANYAPTAQVAGQEGAFLARLFNTMAKTDTIEKELQALSHEQSLAKTDEDRNRVFDEIRERQKQLRRTKQIGPFQYSHQGSLAYIGKERAVADISWLSGNIASGGTLTYLFWRSAYLSMCFSSRNRVLVALDWIKARIFGRDVSRE; from the exons ATGGCTGGCACCGCGCTGGCGATGCGTGCTGTGGCATCGCCATCCAGCCTGACTCTGGCTGCGATGTCGCGCCGCACCTTCGCCACTGCATCGCAGACCCTCCGTTCCAACCCGCTCCGTCCCAACAGCCTGCAATCGATCTCTCGTGCCGCCCGTCGCGGTTATGCCGATGCGGCTGCtccggctccggctccggcTCCCAAGCCTCAGAAGCGCTTCCGAGTCCTGCGATGGGCTTGGCGGTTGACTTGGTTGAGTGCTCTTGGATTGACCGGCGCTTTGGCATACAGCATCTACGAGCTGCGTCACCCCGAGGAGCAGTATGAGCCTGATCCGAATAAGAAGACCCTCGTCATCCTTG GTACTGGCTGGGGTTCCGTCTCCCTCTTGAAGAAACTGGATACTGAAAACTACaacgtcgtcgtcatctcGCCCCGCAACTACTTCCTGTTCACTCCCTTGCTGCCCTCTTGTACTACCGGTTTGATCGAGCACCGTTCCATCATGGAGCCTATCCGCAACATCCTCCGCCAGAAGAAAGCCACCGTCAAATTCTACGAAGCCGAAGCCACCAAGATTGATTACGAGAAGCGCGTCGTTCTGATCAGCGATGACTCCGAAATCAAGGGTGATATCTCCCACACCGAGGTTCCTTTCGATATGCTGGTGATCGGTGTTGGTGCCGAGAACGCGACTTTTG GTATCCCTGGTGTCCGTGAGCACTCTTGCTTCTTGAAGGAGGTCACCGATGCTCAGAACATTCGTAAGCGTATTATGGACTGTGTCGAGACCGCTATGTTCAAGGATCagaccgaggatgaggttAAGCGTCTGCTGCACATGGTTGTGGTTGGCGGCGGCCCTACTGGTGTCGAGTTTGCTGGTGAACTGAAGGATTTCTTCAACGAGGATCTGAAGAAGTGGATCCCCGAGATTCAGGATAACTTCCACGTCACTCTGGTTGAGGCTCTCCCGAACGTTCTGCCCATGTTCTCCAAGCAGTTGATTGACTACACCGAGTCGACCTtcaaggaggaggagatcacCATCCGGACCAAGACTATGGTCAAGAAGGTCACTGACAAGTATATCGAGGCTGAGGTCACCAACCCTGACGGCAGCAAGACTTTGGAAACTATCCCCTACGGACTCTTGGTTTGGGCTACCGGTAATGCGGTGCGCCCTGTGGTCCGTGATCTGATGAGCCAAATCCCCGCTCAAAAGGACTCCCGCCGCGGTCTCGCCGTCAACGAGTACCTTGTTGTGAATGGCACCGACAACATTTGGGCTGTCGGTGACTGTGCGATTGCCAACTACGCCCCCACTGCCCAGGTGGCTGGTCAGGAAGGCGCTTTCCTGGCCCGCCTTTTCAACACCATGGCCAAGACCGACACGATTGAGAAGGAGCTCCAGGCTTTGTCTCACGAGCAGTCTCTGGCGAAGACCGACGAGGACCGTAACCGTGTCTTTGATGAGATCCGCGAGCGCCAGAAGCAGCTGCGCAGGACCAAGCAGATTGGCCCCTTCCAGTACTCCCACCAGGGTAGTCTGGCCTACATCGGCAAGGAGCGTGCCGTTGCCGATATCAGCTGGCTGAGCGGCAACATCGCCAGTGGAGGCACTCTGACCTACCTTTTCTGGCGCAGTGCCTACCTGAGCATGTGTTTCAGCT CTCGCAACCGTGTCCTGGTCGCTCTTGACTGGATCAAGGCTCGTATCTTCGGTCGTGATGTCTCTCGCGAGTAA
- a CDS encoding Endo-1,4-beta-xylanase D, translated as MRFTFMVAALLAGASQAAPHSPSGNGHDVDLNKLAQRRGLHWFGTAADIPGTAETTDAAYLKVLRKNFGEVTPANAMKFMYTEPQQDVFNFTAADEFLDVAGRHGAKIRCHNLVWASQVSDFVTSKTWTAEALTSVMKNHIYKTVQHFGKRCYSWDVVNEAINGDGSFSPSVWYNTIGEEYFYLAFKFAQEALAEIGAHDVKLYYNDYGIENQGTKSAAVLKLVKQLRSRGLRIDGVGLESHFIVGETPSLADQVATKKAYIQADLEVAVTELDIRFAQTPYYTAAVQKQQAQDYYTSVMSCLNVGPRCIGVVVWDFDDAYSWVPGAFAGQGGACLFNETLEAKPAFYAVVDALEGKTCSVC; from the exons ATGCGCTTTACGTTCATGGTTGCGGCCTTGCTGGCCGGGGCCTCTCAGGCTGCTCCCCATTCACCTTCTGGCAACGGCCACGATGTGGACCTCAATAAGCTTGCACAGCGTCGAGGACTGCATTGGTTTGGCACAGCAGCCGATATCCCTGGCACCGCCGAGACTACCGATGCTGCCTATCTGAAAGTTCTACGAAAGAATTTTGGCGAAGTGACTCCAGCGAATGCTATGAAG TTCATGTATACCGAGCCGCAACAAGACGTGTTCAATTTCACCGCGGCTGATGAATTCTTAGACGTGGCTGGACGCCATGGGGCTAAGATTCGCTGTCACAATCTTGTTTGGGCCAGCCAGGTTTCTGATTTTGTAACCTCAAAGACCTGGACTGCGGAGGCTCTCACCTCCGTCATGAAGAACCACATTTACAAGACGGTCCAGCACTTTGGCAAGCGTTGCTACTCATGGGATGTGGTCAACGAGGCCATCAATGGAGATGGTTCCTTCTCACCGAGTGTGTGGTACAATACTATCGGCGAGGAGTATTTCTATCTTGCTTTCAAGTTCGCTCAGGAGGCATTAGCCGAGATTGGCGCCCACGATGTGAAGTTGTACTACAACGACTACGGCATCGAGAATCAGGGCACAAAGTCGGCTGCAGTACTTAAGCTTGTCAAGCAACTGCGAAGCCGGGGGCTCCGCATTGACGGTGTCGGTCTCGAGTCACACTTCATTGTTGGCGAAACACCTTCGTTGGCGGATCAAGTGGCCACCAAGAAAGCTTACATTCAGGCTGACCTGGAGGTGGCCGTCACCGAGCTTGACATACGCTTTGCACAGACTCCTTATTACACCGCCGCTGTTCAAAAGCAGCAAGCTCAAGACTACTACACGAGTGTGATGAGTTGCTTGAATGTCGGTCCGCGCTGCATCGGTGTTGTTGTCTGggactttgacgatgccTATTCCTGGGTGCCCGGGGCATTTGCCGGTCAAGGTGGTGCTTGTCTGTTTAATGAGACCCTCGAGGCAAAGCCTGCATTCTACGCCGTGGTTGATGCTCTCGAGGGGAAAACTTGCAGTGTTTGTTAA
- a CDS encoding 54S ribosomal protein L10 produces MPPRLMALPTQLSQLIMRPTIQTSPLAFLAPTLQQSRHASILSSLSDNATAYNKRIRRGRGPASGKGKTSGRGHKGQKQHGKVPAGFNGGQTPDIVVHGEKGWNNIFALDMAPVNLERIQEWIDQGRIDPTRPITIRELTHSRCIHQPKDGVKVLGGSAAALKQPIHLVVSRASASAIEAVEAAGGSLTTRFYTRNAIRHILRMESHPFISLAWAPESGPEALLKADGTPEDLSEANVMKTLGLKYRLPDPTRRRDIEYYRDPAHRGYLAHLLKPMEGPSLFFRSPEERKSAAGTKKEKVLPENRLW; encoded by the exons ATGCCACCTCGATTGATGGCGCTGCCTACGCAGCTGTCGCAACTGATCATGCGGCCGACCATACAGACATCCCCATTGGCATTCCTCGCTCCGACTCTGCAGCAATCCCGTCACGCTTCTATTCTCTCCTCGCTCTCCGACAATGCCACGGCATACAACAAGCGTATTCGCCGCGGTCGAGGTCCAGCTTCTGGAAAGGGAAAGACCTCTGGTCGTGGTCACAAGGGTCAGAAGCAGCATGGCAAAGTTCCTGCAGGGTTCAATGGTGGTCAGACGCCGGATATTGTTGTACACGGCGAGAAAGGATGGAACAACAT CTTCGCCCTTGACATGGCCCCTGTCAACCTCGAGCGCATTCAGGAATGGATCGATCAGGGTCGGATTGACCCTACCCGTCCCATCACTATTCGTGAATTGACACACTCGCGATGCATTCACCAACCCAAGGACGGTGTCAAGGTGCTTGGCGGCTCCGCCGCCGCCCTCAAGCAACCCATTCACCTGGTCGTATCCCgcgcctccgcctccgcaaTCGAAGCCGTCGAAGCCGCCGGCGGCTCTCTGACAACCCGTTTCTACACTCGTAACGCCATTCGTCACATTCTCCGCATGGAATCTCatcccttcatctccttggcTTGGGCACCCGAGAGCGGACCCGAGGCTCTGCTCAAGGCTGACGGTACTCCCGAGGATCTGTCCGAGGCCAATGTGATGAAGACCTTGGGCCTGAAGTATCGTTTGCCGGACCCGACACGCCGTCGTGATATTGAGTATTACCGTGATCCGGCGCACCGTGGTTACCTGGCTCACCTGCTGAAGCCCATGGAGGGACCCAGTTTGTTCTTCCGTTCGCCGGAGGAGCGCAAGTCGGCGGCTGGTacgaagaaggagaaggttCTGCCGGAGAACAGACTCTGGTAG